From Girardinichthys multiradiatus isolate DD_20200921_A chromosome 19, DD_fGirMul_XY1, whole genome shotgun sequence:
TGCTGCCAGGTGGAGGGGGCTGATCCAGCTGTGCCGGAGCTTGGCTCGGCTGGTAACCGAGACGAGCAGAGAAACAATCCTGAAAACAAAGGGAGCTGATTGATGACAGCGAGGAGAAGACAGCACACAGATATTGTGTTGTTGGAATTAATACAGACGTAGATTACAAATAACAGCATGTGGGGATTTAATGAATGAACTTCCACTACAGTATCAAACTAACCTGGACAGAGCTGTTACAGAATATCCTAATGATTTAATGTGAAAATCTAAATTTTATCGGTACGGAACTacctcttttcatttttttgaccAATATTGCGCAGAAGACCTCCATCATGACGTTACATTGagataaattattgttttattccaCAGATTGTGTGCCTGAGACTGTCAGAACATGCAGTATTTATGACCCTGGGGCCGTTGTGATGAACTGTTCATTTAGACACCTGTGAATAAATGTTATTGTATTCTGCTAGTTTAGAACTCAGTAAGCTTTTGAAATGACCCATAATTAATTCACAGTCAGTTCTAaccttttaaatgcattttcttctctttttgtctCTTTCAGTAGAGCTTGTGTGGACTGTTTCCAGCTGTATATTTTATCTAAgcaaaaaggtttgaaaaattAATAGGGttattttttctatattttttttctgtatttgtcagtctattttttacatgtacatgaactttgatgacatactgttcctaatctataaggtccactTTTTTGATGGaccaccgttgccagcaatagccaCTTTAACTAttgtgtaaacatcttccatgaggtttaggagtgtgttcataggtagatgagaaaaccagaattgcagcctctgcgATAATTCATCCCTAAGGTCTTCAAGAAGATTGAGGTCAGGACTAGGAACCAGTTTTATCAAGGCTGATCCATTGGGTTAACAATATGAatgcatatttgttttattttactgtgtcTATTTCTTTCGTTTATTGTGCTTTTTGATACTTTAGTCTTTAAAGTTCCAGCAacgatttgttttttcttgcctTGATGCACCTGAGACAAGTCAGTCCAGCAAGATGTTTACAACTCAGTTCTGAAGTCCAAGTAAGGAACCCACAGAGACGTTCATAGGCCAGTGCCAGGAGGGGGATGGGCAACCTGTATGATGGTAAatagcctgcacttgtatagtgcttcatcaagtccgaggactccaaagagctttacactacaatcaatcatccacccattcacacactgacagtggtgagctacaatgtagccacagctaccCTGAcaaactgacagaagtgagactgccatacaatcagcaccACCGGACCCtgtgaccaccatcagcagcaaGGTGAGGGAAGTGTCTTggccaaggacacaatgactgagatgTCAGACCAGGGATTCGAACCAGCAGCCTACCGTGGGTTCGGCCCTGGTGATGATAAAGACCTTCTTGGCTGAACAGCAGCTATATGTCAAGATATTCCTCATCAACAGCAACAGAAATATGTGTGCAGGAACTGACATCACAGTTTGAATCCAGACCAAATTTAGGAGTCTGCTTATCAGTTTTGCCATGTTGGATCAAAGGTGGCCAGAGTTAATGTAACAAAGATGTCTCACTTGCACTTaatttcttctttccttttaCAAACCTTTCCTTTACAtttagaccagacattttgaaaTCCAAATAATGGGCAGGAGGGCTTGTGTTTACATTATAGAGTGAGAGTGAGAACCTTTATTAAAAGTAAATCTTCAGTCAGCTAATGATACCTTGATATTCATTCAAAGTTCCCTTCAGAAAGCCCCTTTAGAAGTTCATCTTTGATTGTTTGGCTTGATTCTTTAATTAATTAACTATTCATTAAACATATAAGTCATTATTAATAGCTAATTATTGATTCTATAAGTGCTTAGTTCCTATATAACTTTCAATTGACATGTCAATATTGTAATTAGGggaataattatattttataataaataaacctaatTTCATTCTATAGAGTATGCAATAAGAGATCCCTGGCAAAGAGAATACATGACTTCAGATGTATTATTGGTaaacttaaaatatatttcatttattaaattgatAACCTTTTTGACACATAACTGTAATTAAGTAAACTTATAAGTTGCTAAATTTATTGATCAACCAATTATAAGTCTGTATCTTTTCCTAAAAATTATACAATGTCTTGCCATCATTAAATGCAGCAAAAACACATATTGTTTACATACACAGATTACAGAGTAGACAGAATACAATATTCTAAATAATACCTTGGTGCCATTCAAGGTCCAGATAAGGATGTTCTGTTCATGTTCTAAAAGAACAGTAGATCTTCAGCTTATGTCAAAATCACATTTATGATAAACCAAACACTGTCGTTGCATTTAGTTTTACAATTAATTCAAGCACAACACATACTCCCTGTATTTTTCAAAAGCTGACAAATTACTATTTATCAAAAGATTATCaacagaaggtcctgggttcaactcccagccaggggtctttctgcatggagtttgcatgttctccctgtgcatgcgtgggttctctccgggtactccggcttcctcccacagtccaaacacaagaCTGTTAGTTTAATTGGTCTATCTAAATTGcgcttaggtgtgaatgggtgtgtgcatatttgtttgtcctgtatgtcacTGTGtcgccctgcaatggactggtgacctgtccagggtgtaccccgcctacCGCCCATAAACTGCTAGAGATGGGCACCAACTCCCCcatgacccagtatggaagaagtgggtatagaaaatagatggatgaTTAACAGTTGGAATTCAAATAAATGAAGTACATGAATTGTATgagattatatattttttttatctacgGTAtagttccttttttttaaaaaaaagaaataagtaaaatagagaaaaaggaaagacaagtaagaaaaaagaaagaacagaaacagaaaaaggaaagaaagaaagaaagaaagaaagaaagaaaaatttgataaaaaggaaaaaacagaaaaaaatagaaatagaaaaaaatgatgTGACATTACATCTAGAACTAGTCCGAAATAACTACAAAAACCTTCCACTTGGTTATATCCTGTGTTGTGCACACAATCACTTTGTATAGAGCAGATAAAACCTGTCACTGTCATTAACAGGGAAAAAAAGACGCTCCACATCCCTCCCCCACTGGACTGGATGCCGTGTTGATGTTTGACATTAAAATGAATTTGGCACAAAGTAAGCAAGCTCACAATATCCTCTCTATTACTTAATAAAACCACTGTTTTGTATCTGCGTGTTATAATAAGGAGTTCAGACTCACTCATGGTGTCCATACTGGGCAGCAACATGTAGAGGCAGCAGTCCGGAGTTATCAGGTTTATTGGCATCTGCGTTTTTTGTGAGGAGTAAAGCAACAACTTCTCCGTGTCCATTCTTACTGGCTTCATGCAGAGCTGTAAAACCCTCACATGTCTGCATGTTCACACCTGCTCCTGAAAAAACAGCAGCCCCTTGTcggatttaaaatgaaatccaaGTCATCAAAGTGTGAATGTCTTTGGTGGAAAGCTACCTTTCTCAATGAGGTAACACAGCGCCCTCATCAGTCCTCGCTGAGCTGCTACAATAAGCGGTGTGATGCAGTAGGTGTTTGCCGGATTGATTGTGGCCCCAGCTCGGATCAGTATCTCGCAGATCTCTGTGTTATCTCTGGAAACAGCCTCATGGAGGGCTGTCCAGCCCTGACTGCACCGCTGGTTTACAGTGGCACCGTAGGACAGAATGAGGTTTACCATGTCCGCATTTTCCAGTTCACAAGCTGTGGAGACCGAGAACACATCATTCCACACACACCCGTATGTCGTGGCACTCCTTAACATCTCTGATTTCACAGCTGTACCTTTATACAAAGGAGTTTCTTTGTTACTGCTGCAGATGTCGGGGTCAGCGCCTGACTCCAGAAGGCACTGCACGCAGGGCAACTGTTCACATGACACGGCCAGCAGCAAAGCAGTCTGTTCCTGCAGGGTCCGCTTGTCCACTGAACCTGGATGGGCTGCAGCAGAAAAAACACAGACCCTAACAACCATCTTTAAGCatttagaaaatgtgaaaagctaaaaagtgaaacaaaaatgtactGAATCTCATTGTTATCCTTCATAGGACCATAATTTACACACTGGCTAAATCCCATTTGCTTGGGTTACCACTAACATTCCCCACTTCCCTTTGTTGGCACTTAATtcaggaaatggtaaaataccACTGAGAAACTAGGCAGTAATTATCAATGCTGCCACAAGCAACATGTTGCTGCGTATTAAGGAAGAACAAAAATGTAATGTGAAATGTACCCTATTCACAAATAATTGTAAATTGTCAATAATGTTTGCCAGTATGCAGTTGGAACCAGATTttcacatacactgtataaaaagacacaaaaccttttttctctgtcagacattaaatcagacaaaacatctcctgttttaggtcagttaggattaccaacattttttttttttttgagaatttAATTAACTTACATCAAATTCAtaaatttacatacatttcacCAAGTGTTTGGTAGAGTTCCCTCTTAACTGAATGACTTGGGTCAAACCTGTTCGGCATCCCTCCACACACACATCTTCTCAGCTCCACCCAGAATTTCTCTAGAGGATCGAGGTTTTGTGGTGGCCACTTCAAAAGATTGGCTTTGTTGTCCCTAAGCCACCTCGTAACTAATTTGTAACACCCTGGCTAATGTCAAGAGACATCGCTTTaacatttccacataatgtCATGTACTTTGTGAGCTGCACCAGTCTTTCCTGCAACAAAACagccacacagcatgatgctgccacccccgtaCTTCACAGCTGGACTGGTAATCCCAGTCTTGCAAGCTTtcccctttttcttttaaatacaacaatggctaaaaaaaacttcaattATAGTTTCATCACACAATAAGACATGTCTCcagaaattaaatatttgtccctgtttacattttcaaactgtAAATAGCCTTTTTTATGCTGCTTCTTGAGTGAGAGCTTCTTCCTCGCTGAGGGGCATTTAAGCATGCTGTGGATAGTGACATTCTTACACCAACATCTTCCTAAgatctttggattttgttctggggttgattcaCACATTTCAAACCAAAGCATGTTTATCTCTCGGACACAGAACCCGTCTCCTTCCCGTTCCTGGTATAAAAGCTGGACATTACCATGGTGTTTAGACTCACATTTAATAGTTTGAACTGATCAGTTTGGTCACCCTTAGGCTTCTGGAAATTGGACCCAAGTATGAAATAGTCTTGATGAGATATATGCTTTTAGTAATCTTCTCgctctttattctgacatttagcaCATAGAAATACTTTTGGTAACCCTAATTGACCTAAATTAGAACATTTTTAGCCAGATTTAATGAGAAAAAAGCATATGTCTTTTTAATACAGTTAAATCTGAGTTTCAACTGtagtaacaacaaaaaaaaactacccTCTATATACAGGAGTTGGTCAAAAATTGCAGACTTTTATAAGTATACTCATTTGCCTGCAAATATACTTCAACATGTCAGTACTTTATATACTTAGTACAACAATATTCCCCTAAGGTAATACATTGGAGTACATAAAACCTGGTTATCTTTACCTTCTTGTATGTTTTGGTTTTGCATTAGAATCCATTGAACCAATAGatattttaaattaagaaaTGTGTGCTCTTTggcttttaaaataatacataacAATAATAATCAATGAGATTAAGCCTAATATATCAGAACACTTAAAATGGCTCATTGATTGAATACGGAGCCATAAACATATGTTGATTAAGAAACTATTTATATTTGTGATAAGATTTGCAAGCAAAGCGTCCACCTCTTTGTTTTCAAGTGTGCCCCTGAGTAGTTTCCCTTTTCAGCAGCTGCAGAGGTATTTCACTAGCCCTCCCTGTACTCCACAACAATTAAGACCTCCTGCCCCTAATTAATGCAGTCCTAAGTGTTAAGGATGAGGAAAAGAGATTGAAAATGGGATTCAGATGCAGAATGTCTTTACCCTTCAACAGGGTCCTCAGGCAGTCAGTCTGTCCAGAATAGGCAGCCTCATGCAAAGGTAGCCATCCATTGTTGTTTTCCTTCAGGAGGCTGTGGGAGGAGGATGCTGCCAGATCATTCAGGGTTTCCACATCTCCACTCCTGATGGCAAAAACCACAGGGTCAGCATCCCTGGAAGGGAGGAGAAACAGCAGTGAAGTATGATTACagatgaacagaaaaacaacatccTTCAATCTTTTGCCTAAATTGTTTTATCTGAAATGCTGTAATAATTCTCAAGCACGATGGGAGTCAGTGCTGCACACAAGCCTGCACACACCGAGCCACTATGAACGCATCAGCCGCTCCAACAAACACTCACTCTTGCGGCTCTGGTGATCCTCCTCTCCTGTTTTCTCCCTGCAGTCGCGACAGATCATCTCCACATTTACGTCCTGCGTTACGGAACTGAGATAAATAGCTGGAATAGTTGAATTTGGTCATCGTGGCGGCGGATTTGCTGGCTGTGACGGAAAAGCAGCGGCGGGGTTCGAGGCGCCGCGCCGCTCAGGGCGCAGCTGCTCGGATTATTTTGGGAAAGAAGCGTCAGGAGGTGGTTTGACGGCTGCAGCCTTATATGACAAAGACTCTGGACATCCAGAGAGATAAGCCAGACTGCTCTAAAGATAAGGGAGTCTACGCAGCGGCCCTGTCGCCTTTCTTTCTTTGCTGGAAATTGGCTGCTTTCCAAAACAAACCGTCAcactaatgtaaaataaatagaataaacaCTTTCAGTGATTCACGTCGTCTTTGCGAAAGTCAAATAAACTATTTGAAGTCCGCACTGACTGGTTAGCAATCTGAATCTAAAAGTATGTGCCAGAGTGACAAAAATGGTCATAAAATACCTATGATGGGTGTTATTTATAACAACCAGCCTTATCATAAACCAGCTTTGTTAAAAAtagaaatttaaagtttaagTAGTAAAATTCTACGCCAATTGTGTCTAAAATATAAATGagagtaaagaagttaaaacatCCCAGATCATTGGTCATATGAGGTGTGCTAACAGGATCTCTGCACAGAGCTCATTTGTTTAGCTCCTCAAGTTTCTTTACATGCAAAAATGAAAGCTCATTGAGCCACTCAAGTTCAATGAGTGGCAGTTAAACCAGCAGAGGGAGGGGTTGAACTCAGAGACAGATAAGATGCAAATGTCTGACGTCAtcaggaagtaaaataaatagttCAGATCTGTACGTACTAAATACAGGTCAACATATTTAACTTATTGTCTCATATGGATGTACATTACATTGTagatatttagaaaatataGGAGGCCTGAAATGAAAAGGGGTGACGAATGTCTGGGACACACATGCAGCTTTAGAGCGTTGCTTCTGCTGGAAGCCACAGAATTTGCTACTCATTCAAATGAAAGCCATCTGCAATCATTGAAGGTTGTCAGAGCTGCAGCtgcaattttctttaaaatatactCTTGGGTTTCTAGGTTGGAGATTTGAGGACTCATTAGAACTGAAAAATATTCCTCACACTGCAAGCAAGATTTAATAAACATATTATAAAGCTGTTGATTTGTCTCGGATGTTGGAGTGTGGAGCAGGGAATGAAGTCAAAACCGAGTTAATGTGTGACACACAAATTCAACTTTGCTGTTTAACCTACAAattctttttctttacaaatgtgCCATcagttaaaggaaaataattagGATTTCCAGTGtaaacattaaaatgcaaaatttatCGCAAAGAAGTACAAACTACCAACCACAAATGTACTTACTTTTTGTGCAAAGTTTATTATTAGAACTGAGGGATTTCATTAAACCAGTGGAACACAAAGTGCTGTAAAGTATCGATTCCTGAACATGTTCTTTAGTTTTAATGTGTAAAATGAATTGCAATCAGCTTTTATTGCTAATAGTAGATAGCATGACAACATTAGCAATGTCCACTATTTTCCGACTTGCAACAAAATGTTCTAAAACTCAGGTCTGATGTTATTCCCAACTCCAAGCCCCAAAGTCAAAAGTAAATCCAATGCAAGTGGGATTTGTCAACTGTTTGGATGCAAGCCACTATTAGCAATTAGCAATGttcaaacagtaaaaaaatagATGGCAGCATGTCTGCGCATGGTTGAATGAGATGCACCCGGTCACAAATGCTAATAGATAGCAACTTTCCCTACATTTCATATACA
This genomic window contains:
- the LOC124885063 gene encoding ankyrin repeat and SOCS box protein 2-like isoform X3; amino-acid sequence: MTKFNYSSYLSQFRNAGRKCGDDLSRLQGENRRGGSPEPQEDADPVVFAIRSGDVETLNDLAASSSHSLLKENNNGWLPLHEAAYSGQTDCLRTLLKAHPGSVDKRTLQEQTALLLAVSCEQLPCVQCLLESGADPDICSSNKETPLYKACELENADMVNLILSYGATVNQRCSQGWTALHEAVSRDNTEICEILIRAGATINPANTYCITPLIVAAQRGLMRALCYLIEKGAGVNMQTCEGFTALHEASKNGHGEVVALLLTKNADANKPDNSGLLPLHVAAQYGHHEIVSLLVSVTSRAKLRHSWISPLHLAAQYDRHAAAAVLLKTGADVNATLPHSHSIEYADRRTTALYFAVAHGSRRTAEVLVNAGASLSLDPVSPLLMAAHHGCVSTVSLLLERGADMNVRLPSFATTFPALVTLCKNNLPLLKCLLNHGCDALTCFACTYGADAHPPLRGSSIRTAVSHRYDCTLPLNCDERTERVTQFCEWISTPAMCKWAGPIIDLLLEHVGHVQLCSKLSELLDGREEWHAIKRKSLSPRPLQHLCRLSIWTQIGRDRRRSITSLPLPSRLKTYLSPDD